A genomic segment from Lignipirellula cremea encodes:
- a CDS encoding integrase core domain-containing protein: MDRDTKFCRAFRHILKREDARPLLLPPRRPNLNAFIEPFMRSLKSEALSRMIFFGESSLRRAVSSFLEHYHGERNHQGLENKRIQPADEVGQLAGKIECQERLGGLLKYYQRNAA, encoded by the coding sequence ATGGACCGCGACACGAAGTTCTGTCGGGCCTTCCGCCACATCCTGAAAAGGGAAGACGCCCGACCGCTGCTGCTGCCCCCGCGCCGCCCCAATTTGAACGCTTTCATCGAGCCGTTCATGAGGAGCCTCAAATCCGAAGCGCTCTCGCGCATGATCTTCTTCGGTGAAAGCTCGCTGCGCCGCGCTGTTTCGTCTTTCCTTGAGCACTACCACGGCGAGCGAAACCATCAGGGACTGGAAAATAAACGGATCCAGCCCGCTGATGAAGTCGGTCAGCTTGCCGGCAAAATCGAGTGCCAAGAGCGGCTGGGCGGACTGCTGAAGTACTACCAGCGCAATGCAGCGTGA
- the tatC gene encoding twin-arginine translocase subunit TatC, with the protein MSKIINDDLFEGSKMTFGQHIEELRKVLMKSLVGVVLAMLIALYFAGDVVQFIQVPLTKALTQYYMKKAIAKMSLRPGGLTPEEQVTIEKDQLAPEAVRVDPFSVASAISFAAPTDGDFAFKRYQLSDGELADLDEVLPLARKINDGKDDTRDTYAKAVWDAMQPRDQLIIEALAKQQEPADDSSRDQLLQVLNRVIDKARFREAPAFVKLIEKDSALEKLQEDLPEEPKKPEEDPADELAAESDGKPIAPGESRDDQSRRLNRLLLTRAFPNELKEPRVSLVDLVIWRKIEVELQALSAHEAFLIWLKAGFVLGLLIASPWIFIQVWEFVAAGLYPHEKRYVYIYLPFSMGLFLAGAALAFFFVFEPVLEFLFSFNKLMKIDPDPRIGEWISFVLTLPLGFGVAFQLPLVMLFLNRIGIVSLDVYVEKWRLAILVIFVISMFLTPADPISMLLMAVPLTLLYFVGLALCKWMPKGQNPFTETYEP; encoded by the coding sequence ATGAGCAAAATAATCAACGACGATCTATTCGAAGGCTCCAAAATGACCTTTGGGCAGCACATCGAAGAGCTGCGCAAGGTGTTGATGAAGTCGCTGGTGGGCGTGGTGCTGGCGATGCTGATCGCCCTGTACTTCGCCGGGGATGTCGTGCAGTTTATCCAGGTGCCGCTGACCAAAGCGCTGACCCAGTACTACATGAAGAAGGCCATTGCCAAGATGTCCCTGCGGCCGGGGGGGCTGACGCCGGAAGAGCAAGTGACGATCGAGAAAGATCAGCTCGCGCCCGAAGCGGTGCGGGTCGATCCGTTTTCGGTCGCGTCGGCCATTAGTTTCGCCGCTCCGACCGACGGCGACTTCGCCTTCAAACGGTACCAGCTGAGCGACGGCGAGCTGGCTGATCTAGACGAGGTGCTGCCGCTGGCCCGCAAGATCAACGACGGCAAAGATGATACCCGGGACACGTACGCCAAGGCCGTCTGGGACGCCATGCAGCCGCGGGACCAGCTGATCATCGAAGCCCTGGCCAAACAGCAAGAGCCAGCCGACGATTCTAGCCGCGACCAGCTGCTACAGGTCCTGAACCGGGTCATTGACAAGGCCCGTTTCCGCGAGGCCCCGGCATTTGTGAAACTGATCGAGAAAGACTCCGCACTCGAAAAACTGCAGGAAGACTTGCCGGAGGAACCCAAAAAACCGGAGGAAGACCCGGCCGACGAACTGGCCGCAGAGTCCGACGGCAAACCGATCGCGCCCGGCGAATCCCGCGACGACCAGTCTCGCCGGCTGAATCGCCTGTTGCTGACCCGGGCCTTCCCCAACGAGCTGAAAGAGCCCCGGGTGTCGCTTGTCGACCTGGTGATCTGGCGGAAGATCGAAGTCGAACTGCAGGCGCTGAGCGCCCACGAGGCGTTTTTGATCTGGCTCAAAGCGGGCTTTGTGCTGGGGCTATTGATCGCCAGCCCGTGGATCTTTATTCAGGTCTGGGAGTTTGTGGCGGCCGGTCTGTATCCGCACGAAAAGCGGTATGTGTATATCTATCTGCCGTTCAGCATGGGCCTGTTCCTGGCCGGAGCGGCTCTGGCGTTTTTCTTTGTGTTTGAGCCGGTGTTGGAGTTCTTGTTCAGCTTTAACAAGCTGATGAAAATCGATCCTGATCCGCGTATCGGCGAATGGATCAGCTTTGTGTTGACGTTGCCGCTGGGCTTTGGCGTGGCATTCCAGTTGCCGCTGGTGATGCTGTTTTTGAACCGGATCGGCATCGTCTCGCTCGACGTTTACGTGGAGAAATGGCGTTTGGCGATTCTGGTGATCTTTGTCATCTCCATGTTCCTGACGCCAGCCGATCCGATCAGTATGCTGCTGATGGCGGTGCCGCTGACCCTGCTGTATTTTGTCGGGCTTGCTCTGTGCAAATGGATGCCGAAGGGCCAGAATCCGTTCACGGAAACGTACGAACCCTAA
- a CDS encoding PSD1 and planctomycete cytochrome C domain-containing protein — MKRSHFALFAVGLLTCAVASSFGLSPARAAEPDAVGLELFEKKIRPVLNESCYECHSAAAAKAGKLQAELMLDSREAIRKGGESGPAVVPGNVAESLLVSALRHENFQMPPKTKLPEEVIAHFVKWIELGAPDPRNDAPPPRESAPTIDIAAAKQFWSFRPLAESELPAAPASDWVRTDIDRFILAKLAEKQITPNPTIDREKLIRRVYFDLWGLPPSPDEVAAFAADDKPDAYERLLDRLLDSPRYGERWAQHWLDLARFAESNGYAFDKDRPAAFHYRDFVIRALNTDMPYDQFIHWQIAGDQLEPQDPLAQAATGFLAAGTFTSQQTQKERERSRYEQLDDIIATVGASTLGLTIGCARCHDHKFDPIPTRDYYRLIAAFAEVGFQDFDYDPQPEATRQAKAAFDQEHQPFLDARKKFEQEELPARFQAWEGSKNAAPSPWQLGPWQRLGPFPAADFKAAYNQAFAPEKGVNLTQEYDGLRWQAQPQWSDGQVHALQSGDFSALYLFRTIEVTAATTVDISLGHGDAIKVFLNGKQVLAKETVGEAAADQSEVKLALTPGRNELLLKVINAEGASGFYFQPKPAEIPKNIEEILKLAVDKRDAKQQNALHVWFAPRDADWVKLELATQEHLKQQPQPDITKIYAARDGGVTYNFGADTRKVYFLARGNSNTRQGLASPSFLQVLMRGESQERQWLASDPTAPSPDSPEAAAADNDILPRVGLAHWLTDTERGAGELLARVIVNRLWQHHLGRGIVATPSDFGSQGARPTHPELLDYLAGELIRVGWRLKPIHKLIMTSSVYRQAGKTNPAALQADPDNLLWWRRPSRRLEAEAIRDTLLAVSGSLDQKMYGPGSLDEANPRRSVYLTVKRSKLIPLLQLFDAPDAIQSIGDRNVTTVPPQALAMMNSPLVRQLAEKFARRVRPQADKPLEKVVRDAYQTALCRSPRPEELDMMTRMIEGQAEIYGGNETAQQTAVADFCQLVMCLNEFIFID; from the coding sequence ATGAAGCGATCCCACTTCGCGTTGTTCGCCGTTGGTTTATTGACCTGTGCGGTTGCGTCTTCGTTCGGTCTCTCTCCTGCCAGGGCGGCCGAGCCCGACGCTGTGGGACTGGAACTGTTTGAGAAGAAGATCCGTCCCGTGCTGAACGAGAGTTGCTATGAGTGCCATTCGGCAGCGGCGGCCAAGGCCGGGAAGTTACAGGCGGAATTAATGCTTGACTCGCGCGAAGCGATTCGCAAAGGGGGCGAGTCGGGGCCCGCCGTGGTGCCTGGCAATGTGGCGGAAAGTCTGCTGGTCTCCGCTCTGCGACACGAAAACTTTCAGATGCCGCCGAAGACCAAATTGCCGGAGGAGGTGATCGCCCATTTTGTTAAATGGATCGAACTGGGCGCGCCGGACCCACGCAACGACGCTCCGCCCCCGCGCGAGAGTGCGCCGACGATCGACATTGCTGCCGCCAAACAGTTCTGGTCGTTTCGTCCCTTGGCGGAATCCGAGCTACCAGCAGCGCCCGCGTCGGATTGGGTGCGCACCGACATCGATCGGTTCATTCTGGCGAAGCTCGCCGAAAAGCAGATCACGCCCAACCCGACGATCGACCGCGAGAAACTGATCCGGCGGGTCTATTTTGATCTGTGGGGCTTGCCGCCCTCGCCGGACGAGGTCGCCGCGTTTGCGGCCGACGACAAGCCGGACGCTTACGAGCGTTTGCTCGATCGACTGCTCGACAGCCCGCGCTACGGCGAACGCTGGGCCCAGCACTGGCTGGACCTGGCTCGGTTCGCCGAGAGTAATGGCTACGCCTTTGACAAAGATCGCCCGGCGGCGTTTCATTACCGCGACTTTGTCATCCGGGCGCTCAACACAGACATGCCGTACGACCAGTTCATTCATTGGCAGATCGCGGGCGATCAACTGGAACCGCAAGACCCGCTCGCCCAGGCGGCGACCGGTTTCCTGGCGGCGGGAACGTTCACTTCGCAGCAAACCCAGAAGGAACGCGAACGCAGCCGCTACGAACAGTTAGACGATATCATCGCCACGGTCGGCGCCTCCACGCTGGGGCTGACGATCGGCTGCGCTCGTTGCCACGATCACAAGTTTGACCCGATCCCCACGCGCGACTATTACCGGCTGATCGCCGCCTTCGCTGAAGTCGGCTTCCAGGACTTTGACTATGACCCCCAGCCCGAAGCGACCCGCCAGGCCAAGGCGGCGTTCGACCAGGAGCATCAGCCGTTTCTCGATGCGCGAAAGAAATTCGAACAGGAAGAGTTGCCGGCCCGGTTTCAGGCCTGGGAAGGTTCCAAAAACGCCGCTCCCTCGCCTTGGCAGCTGGGACCCTGGCAGCGCCTTGGTCCATTTCCGGCCGCCGATTTCAAAGCGGCCTACAATCAGGCGTTCGCGCCCGAGAAGGGGGTCAACCTGACGCAGGAGTACGACGGTCTCCGCTGGCAAGCGCAGCCGCAATGGTCCGACGGCCAGGTGCATGCCCTGCAGTCGGGCGACTTCAGCGCCCTGTATCTGTTCCGCACGATCGAAGTGACCGCGGCGACGACGGTCGACATTTCGCTAGGGCATGGCGATGCGATCAAGGTTTTTCTCAATGGCAAACAGGTGCTGGCGAAAGAAACGGTCGGCGAAGCCGCCGCCGATCAAAGCGAAGTCAAGCTCGCGTTGACGCCGGGTCGGAATGAACTGTTGCTCAAAGTGATTAATGCCGAGGGAGCATCCGGTTTCTATTTTCAACCCAAGCCCGCCGAGATCCCCAAAAACATTGAAGAGATTCTTAAACTCGCGGTAGACAAGCGGGACGCGAAGCAGCAGAACGCCTTGCACGTCTGGTTCGCTCCGCGCGACGCCGACTGGGTCAAACTGGAACTGGCGACGCAGGAACATCTGAAGCAACAGCCGCAGCCCGACATCACGAAGATTTACGCCGCTCGCGACGGCGGCGTCACCTACAACTTTGGCGCCGACACCCGCAAGGTCTATTTCCTGGCTCGCGGCAATTCCAATACCAGGCAGGGGCTCGCCTCGCCCAGCTTTCTGCAGGTGCTCATGCGGGGCGAATCGCAAGAGCGGCAATGGCTTGCTTCCGATCCCACGGCGCCGTCGCCTGACTCCCCCGAGGCCGCCGCCGCGGACAACGATATTCTCCCGCGCGTCGGGCTGGCCCATTGGCTGACCGATACCGAACGGGGCGCCGGGGAACTGCTGGCCCGTGTCATTGTCAACCGACTGTGGCAGCATCACCTGGGGCGCGGCATTGTCGCCACGCCGAGCGATTTCGGCAGCCAGGGCGCGCGGCCGACGCATCCCGAGTTGCTCGACTACCTGGCGGGAGAGTTGATCCGCGTAGGCTGGCGGCTTAAGCCGATCCACAAGCTGATCATGACCAGCAGCGTCTATCGGCAAGCGGGCAAAACAAACCCCGCCGCGCTGCAAGCCGACCCGGACAATCTCCTGTGGTGGCGGCGTCCGTCGCGACGCCTGGAAGCCGAGGCGATCCGAGACACCCTGCTGGCGGTCAGCGGCTCGCTCGACCAGAAGATGTACGGCCCTGGTTCACTGGATGAGGCGAATCCCCGTCGCAGCGTTTATCTGACAGTCAAACGCAGTAAATTGATTCCGCTGCTGCAGTTGTTCGACGCGCCGGACGCCATCCAAAGTATTGGCGACCGCAACGTGACGACCGTGCCGCCCCAGGCCCTGGCGATGATGAACTCGCCGTTGGTGCGGCAACTGGCCGAGAAGTTCGCCCGGCGGGTACGGCCTCAGGCGGACAAGCCGCTGGAAAAGGTCGTCCGCGACGCCTACCAGACCGCGCTCTGCAGATCGCCCCGGCCGGAGGAACTCGACATGATGACTCGGATGATTGAAGGTCAGGCGGAGATCTACGGCGGAAACGAGACGGCCCAGCAAACGGCGGTCGCCGATTTCTGCCAGTTGGTCATGTGTTTGAATGAATTTATCTTCATTGACTGA
- a CDS encoding DUF1501 domain-containing protein, whose product MINRRHFLSQAGSGFGALALASMLHQHSTAADSAAMQTLHHPPRIKRVVQLFMAGAASHLDLWDYKPLLEKHHGEASDFGEHVEAFQNGLGPWMKSPFKFAPYGESGKMLSEVVAPLGECVDDIAFVHNMVGKTGVHSQATYLQATGFQRPGFPGMGAWVSYALGSINDNLPTFVVLPDHRGFASNGPKNWSSAFLPASSQGTAVFPQRDNPIEDLLPHADFATQASDAAGLAMLNRINRRYQSQRPGDSRLDARIRSYELAAAMQLSAPEALDISGEPEHVLKMYGLDRAGAAYPSEINAPEEVEYFGRKCLTARRLLERGVRFVQIWSGNDNGFPRRNWDSHEDIARDHGPLARGMATGTAALIKDLKQRGLLEDTLILWTTEFGRMPSTQAGKGRDHNPYVFTNWLCGGGIKGGVTHGESDQWGYKPLDRDNPTQVYDIHATILHQLGIDHTKLTVRHDGVDRRLTDVHGHVLTDILA is encoded by the coding sequence ATGATTAACCGACGCCACTTTCTTTCACAGGCCGGCAGCGGCTTTGGCGCACTCGCGCTGGCTTCAATGCTGCATCAGCACTCGACGGCAGCTGACTCAGCAGCGATGCAAACACTCCACCATCCGCCGCGGATCAAACGAGTTGTCCAGCTCTTCATGGCGGGAGCGGCCAGTCATCTCGATTTGTGGGATTATAAACCGCTGCTGGAGAAGCATCACGGAGAAGCATCCGACTTCGGCGAACATGTCGAGGCATTTCAGAACGGACTGGGGCCGTGGATGAAGTCGCCCTTCAAGTTCGCCCCCTACGGCGAATCCGGCAAGATGCTCAGTGAAGTCGTTGCACCTCTCGGTGAATGTGTGGACGACATCGCGTTCGTCCACAACATGGTTGGCAAGACCGGAGTCCATTCGCAGGCGACCTATCTGCAGGCAACCGGGTTCCAGCGCCCCGGCTTTCCCGGCATGGGAGCGTGGGTCAGCTATGCGCTAGGTTCGATTAACGACAACCTGCCGACGTTCGTTGTGCTTCCCGATCACCGCGGCTTCGCAAGCAACGGCCCGAAGAACTGGAGTTCCGCGTTCCTGCCAGCCAGTTCCCAAGGAACCGCCGTCTTTCCCCAGCGGGACAATCCCATTGAAGATCTGTTGCCACACGCCGACTTTGCCACGCAGGCGAGCGATGCCGCCGGACTGGCGATGCTGAACCGAATCAATCGGCGTTATCAATCGCAGCGGCCCGGAGATTCGCGGCTGGATGCTCGTATTCGATCTTACGAACTTGCAGCAGCGATGCAGCTCAGTGCGCCGGAAGCTTTGGATATCTCCGGTGAACCCGAACATGTGCTGAAGATGTACGGACTGGATCGAGCCGGCGCGGCTTATCCGTCCGAAATCAATGCCCCGGAAGAAGTGGAGTATTTTGGCCGCAAATGCCTGACGGCGCGGCGCCTGCTCGAACGCGGTGTACGATTTGTGCAAATCTGGTCGGGCAATGACAACGGTTTCCCACGCCGCAACTGGGACAGCCACGAAGACATCGCCCGCGACCACGGACCACTGGCTCGGGGGATGGCGACCGGTACAGCGGCGCTGATCAAAGACCTGAAGCAGCGAGGCCTGCTGGAAGACACACTCATCCTGTGGACGACCGAATTCGGCCGCATGCCCAGCACTCAGGCCGGCAAAGGGCGCGATCACAACCCGTACGTGTTTACGAACTGGTTGTGCGGTGGTGGCATCAAAGGCGGAGTCACCCACGGCGAGTCGGATCAATGGGGATACAAACCTCTGGACCGTGACAATCCCACTCAGGTCTACGATATCCACGCGACGATCCTGCATCAGTTGGGCATTGACCACACCAAACTGACCGTCCGCCACGACGGCGTGGACCGCCGCCTGACCGATGTGCATGGCCACGTGCTCACCGACATTCTGGCGTGA
- a CDS encoding DUF1501 domain-containing protein, whose protein sequence is MNPRPTAPFDYASRRTFLKHAGLGCGSLALASLLQQEGLLSSAEAAAPRLMQPRAPHFAPRAKSVIWLFMPGSPSQVDTFDYKPELQKKDGMKLEGADPKTGFFTTSGNLLKSPFEFKQHGESGAWVSEVFPNLAEHVDDMAFLYSCYSRSNNHTPAMLEMNSGMFLQGRPCVGSWVTYGLGSENQNLPGFVVLHGAMPRGGSPIWSPGFLPKVFQPTAINGSNGTPISNLAPRSALQENQQRTQLDVLKKLNAQHQKLRPHEADLAARLESFELAYRMQSAAPEALDVNQETEATQQAYGVDQKETQLVARQCITARRLVERGVRFVQLYAGTNGGGGGVADVPWDGHSDIGGNHRIAAKSVDQPIGALLADLKARGMLDETLVIWGGEFGRTSDSQGSKGRDHNPHAFTMWMAGGGIKGGVQHGASDEFGYKAVENRVGVNDLHATILHLLGLNHEKLTYRFNGRDYRLTDVAGELIQPILA, encoded by the coding sequence ATGAACCCACGACCCACCGCGCCGTTCGATTATGCAAGTCGCCGAACGTTTCTCAAACACGCCGGACTGGGCTGCGGCTCGCTCGCGCTGGCCAGCTTGCTCCAGCAGGAAGGGCTGCTTTCCTCCGCGGAGGCCGCCGCCCCGCGATTGATGCAGCCGCGGGCGCCGCACTTTGCTCCCAGGGCGAAGTCCGTCATCTGGCTGTTCATGCCTGGCAGTCCCTCGCAGGTCGATACCTTTGACTACAAACCGGAACTGCAAAAGAAAGATGGCATGAAGCTGGAAGGGGCCGACCCCAAGACCGGCTTCTTCACCACCAGCGGCAATCTGCTGAAGTCGCCGTTCGAGTTCAAACAGCATGGGGAATCGGGCGCCTGGGTCTCGGAAGTCTTCCCGAATCTGGCCGAGCATGTCGACGACATGGCGTTCCTGTACTCCTGTTACTCGCGGTCCAATAACCACACGCCCGCCATGCTGGAGATGAACTCGGGCATGTTCCTGCAGGGGCGGCCTTGCGTTGGTTCGTGGGTCACTTACGGACTGGGCAGCGAGAATCAAAATCTGCCGGGCTTTGTCGTCTTGCACGGGGCGATGCCGCGCGGCGGTTCTCCCATTTGGTCGCCTGGATTTTTGCCCAAGGTGTTTCAGCCGACCGCCATTAATGGTTCCAACGGTACGCCCATTTCCAACCTGGCGCCGCGCAGTGCGCTGCAAGAGAATCAACAGCGGACGCAGCTCGACGTGCTGAAAAAGTTGAACGCGCAGCATCAGAAGCTAAGGCCGCACGAGGCCGACCTGGCGGCGCGACTCGAATCGTTTGAACTGGCGTACCGCATGCAATCGGCGGCGCCTGAAGCACTCGACGTCAATCAGGAAACGGAAGCGACGCAGCAAGCCTACGGCGTCGATCAGAAGGAGACGCAGCTCGTCGCCAGGCAGTGTATTACGGCCCGGCGCCTGGTGGAGCGAGGAGTGCGATTTGTACAACTCTACGCCGGCACGAACGGCGGCGGCGGCGGGGTGGCTGATGTTCCGTGGGATGGCCATAGCGACATCGGCGGCAATCATCGCATCGCCGCCAAGAGCGTCGATCAACCGATCGGCGCGCTGTTGGCCGACCTCAAAGCCCGCGGCATGCTGGACGAAACGCTGGTGATCTGGGGCGGCGAGTTCGGCCGCACCTCCGATTCGCAAGGGAGCAAAGGCCGCGATCATAACCCGCACGCTTTTACCATGTGGATGGCCGGCGGCGGCATCAAAGGCGGCGTGCAGCACGGGGCCAGCGATGAGTTCGGTTACAAAGCGGTCGAGAACCGCGTCGGCGTCAACGACCTGCACGCCACGATCCTGCACCTGCTCGGTTTGAATCACGAAAAATTGACCTATCGCTTCAATGGCCGCGATTATCGCCTGACCGATGTCGCCGGCGAGTTGATTCAACCGATCCTGGCGTAA
- a CDS encoding very short patch repair endonuclease, protein MTDVFDAEKRSQIMRAVRGKDTAPELIVRRLVHALGYRFRLHRADLPGKPDLVFPGRRKVIFVHGCFWHQHACSRGARLPKSNREYWKAKLDRNRRRDRRHRDALRRLDWASLVVWECQLKKVAPLTARLIRFLEPSIPR, encoded by the coding sequence ATGACCGATGTCTTCGACGCGGAAAAACGCTCGCAAATCATGCGGGCGGTGCGCGGCAAAGACACCGCCCCCGAGCTGATCGTGAGGCGGCTGGTGCATGCCCTGGGATACCGCTTTCGGCTGCACCGGGCCGACCTGCCCGGCAAGCCTGATCTGGTGTTTCCCGGCCGGCGGAAGGTCATTTTCGTGCATGGCTGCTTCTGGCATCAACACGCCTGTAGCCGCGGCGCCCGGCTGCCAAAATCCAACCGTGAGTACTGGAAAGCCAAACTGGATCGCAATCGCCGCCGGGACCGGCGGCACCGTGATGCATTGCGGCGTCTGGACTGGGCGTCGCTCGTGGTCTGGGAATGCCAGCTGAAAAAAGTGGCCCCGCTGACTGCCCGCCTGATCCGATTTTTAGAACCCTCCATCCCCAGGTAA
- the aroB gene encoding 3-dehydroquinate synthase translates to MSEQQTVWVNLGERSYDIEIGSGNLAQTGPFVAGLRRLTHAIVVTDVNVEDPHAAAVADSLAAAGAEVDVMVVDSGEGAKSIDMAGELWQRLLEAGADRKSIVCAVGGGVVGDLAGFVAATFARGIPFVQVPTTLLAQVDSSVGGKVGVNLPGAKNMVGSFWQPLGVLIDTETLSTLPEREYRAGLGEVVKYGVILDAPFFDYLEKNVDAINARQPEVLRHVIARCCRLKADVVERDERETTGLRAVLNYGHTFCHAIEAVAGYGEYLHGEAVAIGMICASRLAESLERVDSDFTARQAGLLQQLGLSTATPDLDRDLLLAAMGRDKKVEHGKLRFVLPSQMGHVELVGDVPPELARAAFA, encoded by the coding sequence GTGAGCGAGCAACAAACAGTCTGGGTGAACCTGGGCGAACGCAGCTACGATATTGAAATTGGCTCCGGCAACCTGGCCCAGACCGGTCCCTTTGTCGCCGGACTGCGGCGGCTGACCCACGCCATTGTGGTGACCGATGTCAATGTCGAAGACCCGCACGCCGCCGCGGTCGCCGATAGCCTGGCTGCAGCCGGGGCCGAGGTCGACGTGATGGTCGTCGACAGCGGCGAAGGCGCCAAGTCGATCGACATGGCGGGCGAGCTCTGGCAGCGTCTGCTCGAAGCCGGAGCCGACCGGAAGAGCATCGTTTGCGCCGTCGGCGGCGGTGTTGTTGGTGATCTGGCCGGCTTTGTCGCCGCGACCTTTGCCCGGGGTATTCCGTTCGTCCAGGTTCCGACCACGCTGCTGGCCCAGGTCGATAGCAGCGTCGGCGGCAAGGTGGGCGTCAATCTGCCCGGCGCCAAGAATATGGTCGGTTCCTTCTGGCAACCGCTGGGCGTGCTGATCGATACGGAAACCCTGTCCACGCTGCCGGAACGCGAGTATCGCGCCGGCCTGGGCGAAGTGGTCAAGTACGGCGTAATTCTGGACGCACCCTTCTTCGACTACCTGGAGAAGAACGTCGACGCGATTAACGCCCGCCAGCCCGAAGTGCTGCGGCACGTGATCGCCCGTTGCTGCCGGCTCAAAGCCGACGTGGTCGAGCGCGACGAAAGGGAAACGACCGGTCTGCGGGCGGTGCTCAATTACGGCCATACCTTTTGCCACGCCATCGAAGCGGTCGCCGGTTACGGCGAGTACCTGCATGGGGAAGCGGTGGCGATCGGCATGATTTGCGCCTCGCGACTGGCCGAATCGCTGGAGCGGGTTGATAGCGACTTCACCGCCCGCCAGGCCGGCCTGCTGCAGCAACTGGGCCTGTCCACCGCAACGCCCGACCTGGATCGCGACCTGCTGCTGGCCGCGATGGGCCGCGACAAAAAGGTCGAACACGGCAAGCTTCGCTTCGTCCTGCCCAGCCAGATGGGCCACGTGGAACTGGTCGGCGACGTCCCGCCCGAACTAGCTCGCGCGGCGTTTGCCTGA